In Halogranum gelatinilyticum, the DNA window CGGATTCGACTCGGTCATACCCCCCATACAACCGCTTCCGGGTAAGCGTTGTCGACGACGGAAGCCACGTCTCCGTGCCCGAGTTTAAGAGTGCGCGTCCATTAGTGGGGGGTATGAGAGGTATTCGGATCGGGAGTGCGTTCGGCATCCCCATCAAACTCGACATCACGTTTCTTCTAGTATTACCGTTCTTCGCCTATCTCATCGGGACCGACGTGGCGAACCTGACGGGCATCATCAACGACCTGTTCGGCTCCAGCATCGCGACCGGCCCGCTGACCGCCGGCTCGATGTCGTGGATCGTCGGCATCGTCGCCGCGCTCGGGCTGTTCGCCGGTGTTCTGCTCCACGAGTTCGGCCACTCGCTCGTCGCCATGCGCTTCGGCTTCGAGATCGAGTCCATCACCCTCTGGCTGTTCGGTGGTGTCGCGCGCTTCACCGACATTCCCGAGGACTGGAAACAGGAGTTCTACATCGCCATCGCCGGTCCCCTCGTCAGCATCGCTATCGGTGTTGTCTCCTACGCTGCCTTCGTCGTCGTCCCCGGCAGCCAAGCGGCCGCGAAGTTCGTCCTCGGCTATCTCGCGATGACGAACGTCGCCCTCGCCGTCTTCAACATGCTCCCCGGATTCCCGATGGACGGCGGCCGCGTCCTCCGGGCACTGCTCGCCCGCAACCGGCCGCACGCCCGCGCGACGCAGATCGCCGCCGAGGTCGGCAAGGTGTTCGCCTTCATGCTCGGTATCTTCGGGCTCTTCGCGAACCTGTTTCTCGTCGCACTCGCCTTCTTCATCTACATCGGTGCCTCCAGCGAGGCCCAGCAGACGGTGATGAAGGCGGCCTTCGAGAACGTCGTCGTCCGCGACATCATGACCACTCGCGAGGACCTCCACACCGTCACCGAGGACACCAGCATCGCCCAGTTGATGGACCAGATGTTCCGTGAACGGCACACGGGCTACCCGGTCATGCGCCACGGCCAACTCGTCGGGATGGTCACGCTCAACGACGCCCGCGGCATCAAGGAGGTCGAACGCGACGCCTACCGCGTCACCGACGTCATGGCCGACGACATCACGAGCATCACGCCCGACGCCGGCGCGATGGAGGCACTCTCGACGATGCAGGAACACAACGTCGGCCGTCTACCCGTCGTCGACGTCGACGGCGAACTGGTCGGTCTCGTCTCCCGGACGGACCTCATGACCGCCTTCAACATCATCCAGACGACCGGCTCGCTGAGCGCGTCGTCACTGCGTGACCCGGTCGGTGAGCAGGCGTCGCCGTTCGACGCGCGGTAAGCTCTCAGTCAAGACTTCTCCTCACTTGATGTCCGTTCGCGGTGCTCGCTGACGCGAGCACACGCTCACTGAGAAACGTTCGGAAGAAGGTCCAGGTGCGAGAATCGAACCTCCGAGAAACGGTCGCTCACTTTCGTTCGCTGCGCACGACCTCCCTGCTTCGATTCTCTCCGTCGAACGCTTCACTCATCACGTCGTTACTCGCGACGCTCACTGACGTGAGCGTACGCTCGTGGGGAGTGAGTTCGTGAAAAGGTCCAGGTGCGAGAATCGAACCCGCGTCTCAGCCTCCACAAGGCTGAAGGATGGTCCACTACCCCAACCCGGACACACCCACTTCTACTCCGGTTTCGCTCAAATACGTTACGACTTCCACCCTCGTGTGCGTCGATTACCCACGGTCCGCGTCGGCGACGCCGGGCGGTCGACCGAAGCGTCGGTCTTTTGACGGCGAGCGTCCTACGACACGCCAAGCGTGGCCATCACGGACAAAATCTACCTGAAGAACCACCGCCAGATCTCCTCCCAGTTAGAGGCCAACATCCCCAAGGGCGCGTTCAAGGGAGCGACGCTGGACCTCGTGTTCACCGGCGAGGGGCTGACGAAACTCGACGACGCGACCCAAGAGCGCGTCCTCGACTTCGCACAGGACTTCCTCGACTGCGACTGCGAGGACAACCCCTACTGCGGCCACCCCGAGCGGAAGTTCATCCAGTATCTACTCGAACTCCGCGCGCAGGGACTCGGTCCCGACGCCATCGTCGACGTGATGACCGACGACTATATGCTCTATGCGTATCCGGGCGACATCCTCTCGTTTCTCGACCAGTCGGTCCGGACGCTGGAGGCGGTCGAGGCACTCGCCGACGTCGACGGCAACCGGGAGATGGAACAGAAGGCAGCGAGAGCGAAGCGGGAACTGAGCGGTTAACCCAGTCGGTACGGCGACTCCTCGGACTCGCCGTCGAGGTCTTCGAGGAAGATGACTTCCTCCTCCTCGTCGAGCTGTTCGCGCAAGTGAGTCACGTAGCGTTTGTGCTCTTCGAGCTGTTCGCGCAGATGGTCGGCTTCGAGTTCGAGCCGCTCGTGTTCGCGGATGAAGCTCTTCGGCACTTCGACTTTCGGCGGGAAGCTCGGTTCGTCGTCCACGTCCATGTCGTCCAGTTCGTGTTCGGGGATGACGCGGACCTGACCGTCGTGGGCAACGAGCATGTCCACGTAGTCGCGGAAGACCGCCGAGAGCGAGATATCGCGTTCCTCGGCGATCTCCCGGAGGGTCTCGAAGGCGTCCTCGTTGACCCGAAACGAGATGGTCTTGTTCTTGTTGCCCATCGTTGTCTCAGGTCGCGCTGCCAACCACTTAACCGTTTGTCAGACGAGCCTCACAGATAGCTCACGAGGCTCGCCACGAGCTTGTTCTCCGCACGTCTGAGATGTTCTTCGGCCGTCCGACGTTCGACGCCGACGGCCGCTGCGATGGCCTCTGTCGTCGTCTCCCGCGGAATCTCGTAGTAGCCACCGTCGACGGCTGTGTGGAGGACCTGCCGCTGTCGCTCGGTCAACGTCGGCAACACGTCGGCCAGCGTCAAGAGCGGCGCGTCCTGCCGGACCGAGGTGACCTCCCGTTTCGACTCGACGTCGACGGTGTAGCCGTCGGCAACGAGGTCGCGGTAACAGGCCGAGAGTGCCGCCGGGTCGAGCGCGAGGACGCGGACGAACTTCGCGCCGCGGCCGTACCGCAGCGGCGGCAGCAACAGACAGTCGTTGCGGGCGAGATACGTCTCCACGGACGTCGAGTCGTGCGACCGCAGGCAGTCGCTCGTGACGAGTACCAGTTCGTCCGCCGTCGCGAGTCGGTCGCGGATGCCCACCAGGTCCTCGACGTGGGCCGCGACGGTCTCGGCGGCGTCGCTGTCGCCGCCGGTCGTGACGTGCAGCAGGTCACAGTGGTCGTTGCACCACAGTTCGATGCGGGCGTCGGTCTCGGCCGTCGCCGCCGCGTAGAACCCCGCGTCCGCGACGCGGAACGTCGCCTCGTACATGGACGAACAGACGCCGCCGAGTAGATAAATACCCCGCCGCACGCGGGGGGTGCAGTATTTGCGCGTCCGGCACTACCTTCTAGGGATATGAGCGGACACAGTCCTCCGAAGGCTCCGAAACCGGCCGACCGACTGGGCGAACCGAGCGCCGAGTGGCGTCGGTATCAGGGCGCGCCCACCGGGACCGACATCGAGTGTCAGGGCTGGCGACAGGAAGCCGCGTTGCGGATGCTGAACAACAACCTCGACCCCGACGTCGCCGAGGACCCCGAACGCCTCGTCGTCTACGGCGGGACGGGCCGCGCGGCCCGCTCGTGGGACGCCTACGACGCCATCCTCGCGGAGCTTCGGGACCTCGCGGACGACGAGACTCTCCTGATTCAGTCGGGCAAGCCCGTCGGCCGCTTCACCACCCACGAGCGCGCGCCACGGGTGCTCATCGCCAACTCCAACCTCGTCGGCAAGTGGGACAACTGGGAACACTTCCACGAACTCGAAGCCGAGGGCAAGATCATGTACGGCCAGATGACCGCGGGGTCGTGGGCCTACATCGGCACGCAGGGCATCCTCCAGGGCACCTACGAGACGCTCGCCGAGGCTGGCCGCCAGCAGTTCCCCGACGGTGACGGGCTTCGGGGAACTATCACCGTCACCGGCGGTCTCGGCGGCATGGGCGGCGCGCAGCCGCTCGCGGTGACGATGAACCACGGCGTCTGCATCGCCGCCGAGGTCGACGCCGAACGCATCGACCGCCGCATCGAGACGCGCTACTGCATGGAGAAGACCGCCGACCTCGACGAGGCCATCCGGCTGGCAGAAGATGCAGCCGAACGGGGCGAACCGCTCTCCATCGGCCTGCACATGAACGCCGCAGAGATGCTGGAGGGGATGCTCGAACGCGACTTCGTCCCCGACTTCCTGACCGACCAGACGAGTGCCCACGACGAACTGGAGGGCTACTATCCCTCGGGCTACACCGTCGACGAGGCCGACCGTCTGCGCGACGAGGACCCCGAACGCTACGTCGAGGCGAGCCTCGACACGATGGCCCGACATGTCCGGGCGATGCTCGCCTTGCAAGAGAGAGGAGCCGTCACCTTCGAGTACGGGAACAACATCCGCGGGCAGGTGCAGGAACACCGAGGGATGGTGAACGTTCCCGCGCGTAGCGCGGGGGGCAGCGAGACGGAGTCTCGCTCGCCGTTCGACTTCCCCGGCTTCGTCCCGGCCTACATCCGACCGCTGTTCTGTCGCGGCAAGGGACCGTTCCGGTGGGTCGCGCTCTCGGGTGACCCCGCCGACATCCACCGCACCGACGAAGCGGTCAAAGAGCTGTTCCCCGAGAAGGACCACCTGCACCGCTGGATCGACCTCGCCCACGAGCAGGTCGCGTTCCAGGGACTGCCGAGTCGCGTCTGTTGGCTGGGGTACTCCACCGACAGCGACGGACTGACCGAACGCGCGACGTTCGCGCTCCGTATCAACGAGCTCGTCCGTGACGGCGAGATCAGTGCTCCCATCGTCGTCACCCGCGACCACCTCGACGCGGGCAGCGTCGCCAGTCCCCACCGCGAGACGGAGGCGATGAAGGATGGCACCGACGCCGTTGCCGACTGGCCCATCCTCAACGCACTGCTCAACTGCGCGGCCGGAGCCGACATCGTCAGCGTCCACGACGGCGGCGGCGTCGGCATCGGCAACTCGCTGCACACGAACAACCACGTCGTCCTCGACGGCTCGGACCTCGCGGCCGAGAAGGCCCGCCGCGTCTTCACCACTGACCCCGGCATGGGCGTGATTCGCCACGCCGACGCGGGCTACGAGGAGGCACTGGACGAAGCCGAGCGGTCGAACGTCCGAATTCCGATGCGGGAGGCAGCACGAGACGATGAGTGAGTTCAGCCACTCGTTCACCTGGCAGGGGACGTCGTCGGACCCCAACGACGAGCAGTTCGGCCACGTCGTCGAGGCGACCAGCATCGACGAAGCCAGGGCGTTCGACGTCGTCCTCGTCGGCGAACCGTTCGACCGGGGCGTCATCGGACGTCCCGGTGCCGAGAAGGGACCGGCCGCACTCCGCGCGGCACTCACCCGGAGCAAGACGCACCACTACGGTACCGGGCCGGTCGGGGGCGTCGACGGGCTCGGCGTCGGCGACCTCGGTGACGTCGACGGACTCGGCGGGACGCGCGAGCACTCGGCCGGAACACCGGTCGCCGACAGACAGGCTCGCCTCCGCGAGACGACCGAGCTCGTTCACGGTCTCGACGCCCTGCCGGTCTTCCTCGGCGGCGACAACTCGCTGACGTTCCCGAACGTCGCCCCACTCTTGAGTCGAGGACGCGTCGGCGTCGTCAACCTCGACGCCCACCTCGACGTCCGCGAGGTCCGTACCGACGCGACGAGCGGGACGCCCTACCGCCAGCTGTTGGAGGCGGGACTCGACGGCTACGCCTGTCTCGGGGCGCGGCACTTCGAGACGTCGACCATTTACGCCGACTACGTCCGCGAGATGGGCGGCGACATCGTCACCGCCGAGGCGGTCGGCGACGACCCGCTCGCTGCCGCCGACCGCGCACTCGACGCCCTCGGCGACGTCGACTACGTGTACGTCAGCGTCGACCTCGACGTGCTCGACGCCGCGGCCGCCCCCGGCGTGTCGGCACCGACGCCCGGCGGCCTGACGACGCGCGAACTGTTCTGGCTGCTCCGGCGACTTGCGGGCGACCCCCGAGCATCGGGCTTTGAGGTGGTCGAGTGCGCACCACCGTTGGACCGAAACGGGCTGACTGCGTCGGCCGGTGGCCGCGCCGTCGCACATTTCCTCGCTGGCTACGCAGGGAATGGAGGTCACGATGAGTGAACTCACTGCCGTCGTCCACGACGCCGCCGAAGTCGTCGTCGCCGAGGGAACACAGACCCCGCTCCAGCGGGTCGAGGACGCCGCCGTCGCCGTCGAGGACGGCCGTGTCGTCGCCGTCGGCCCGACCGACGAGGTCGTTCGCGAGTATCCGCCCGAGAACGCCCGCTACACCGTCGACGCCAGTGGCCGAAGCGTCGTTCCGGGCTTCGTCGACTCGCACACCCACGCCTGCTTCGCGGGCGACCGCTCCGACGAGTTCGAGGCCAAACTACGGGGCAAGACCTACCAGGAGATCATGGCCGAGGGTGGCGGCATCCTCCGGACCGTCCGGGCGACCCGCGAGGCGAGCGACGACGAACTGCTCGCGGACTTGCTCTCGCATCTCGACACCATGCTCTCGCACGGGACGACGACGGTCGAGGTCAAGTCGGGCTACGGTCTCGACACGGAGACGGAACTCCGGATGCTCGACGCCGTCCGCCGCGCCGACGAGCAACATCCGGTCGACGTCGTCGCGACGTTCATGGGTGCCCACGCGGTCCCTGAGGGGCGCGACGCCGACGACTACGTCGAGGAAGTCGTCTCCGAGCAGTTGCCCGCAGTGGAAACACAGGGAGTCGCGGAATTCTGTGACGTCTTCTGCGAGGAGGGGGTGTTCTCGGTCGACCAATCGCGGCGCGTCCTCGAAGCAGGCATCGAGCACGGCTTGACGCCGAAGGTCCACGCCGAGGAGTTCGTCCACTTGGGAGGAGCCAAACTCGCAGTCGAGGTCGGCGCGGCGAGTGCCGACCATCTCCTGCAAGCGACCGAGACGGACGTCCAGACGCTCGTCGCCGCCGACGTAACGCCCGTCTTCCTGCCGGGGACGGCCTTCACGCTGGACACCGAGTACGCCGACGCCCGCGCGTTCCTCGATGCTGGCGCACACGTCGCCGTCGCCACCGACTTCAACCCGAACTGTTACTCCCAGAGTATGCCCTTCGCCGTCGCGCTGGCTTGCACGGGCATGAAGCTCACCCCCGCCGAGGCACTGGTCGCCGCCACCGAGGGCGGCGCGCGGGCGTTGAACCGCGAGGGGGGACTCGGCACGCTCCGCGAGGGCGCGCCCGCGGACCTCGTCGTCCTCGACGCGCCGTCGTACCGGCATATCCCGTACAACGTCGGCGTGAATCCCGTGGCGGCCGTCCTGAAGGGAGGTGACGTCGTCCATGTCTGAGCCAACCGGACCACTCACCCTCGACGGCGAGTCGCTCACGCCCGAGCAGGTCGTCGCCGTCGCCCGTCACGACGCGTCCGTGGAACTGGCCGCCGAGGCACGCGAGGCCATTCGCGATTCCCGCGAGCGTATCGAACACATCGTCGACGAGGGCGACCCGGTCTACGGCGTCAACACCGGCTTCGGCGAACTCGTCGACACCCACATCCCCCGCGAGAAGCTCGAAGGGCTCCAGACCAACCTCGTCAGAAGCCACGCGGCCGGTGCGGGTCGCGAACTGGCTCGCGAGGAAGTCCGCGCGATGCTCGTGACCCGCGTCAACGCGCTCGCGAAGGGCTACTCCGGAATCCGCGAAGTCGTCGTCGACCATCTCGTGACGATGCTCAACGCGGGGGTGCATCCGGTCGTGAAATCGAGGGGGAGTCTCGGAGCCAGCGGCGACCTCGCACCGCTTGCACATATGGCACTCGTCCTGCTCGGGGAGGGCGTGGCCGACGTCGACAGCGCGGATGGCTCCGAGACTCGGCGACTCTCGGGCGACGAGGCTCTCGCCGCCGCCGGGTTGGAGCCGCTGACGCTGAAGGCCAAGGAGGGCCTCGCGCTCATCAACGGGACCCAACTCTCTGTGGGACTGGCTGCGATGGTCGTCGTCGACGCCGAGCGCGTCCTCCGCGCCGCCGACGCAGCGGGCGCGCTGACGACCGAAGTCACCCTCGGGACCACCGCCTCTTGCGACCCGGCCGTCCACGCCGCGCGGCCCCATGCGGGCCAGCAAGCGACGGCGCGCAACGTCAAACGACTCACAGAAGGGTCGGAAATCGTCGAATCCCACCGCAACTGCGACCGGGTGCAGGACGCCTACTGCCTGCGGTGCATCCCGCAGGTCCACGGTGCGGTCCGCGATGCAGTCGGCCACCTCCGCGAGGCGGTCGCCGTCGAACTCAACAGCGCGACCGACAACCCGCTGGTCTTCGCCCGCGAGCAGGTCGACGAGCGGGCGAGCGGCACCGAGGTCGGGGCAGTGATTTCGGGCGGGAACTTCCACGGCGAGCCGCTCGCGCTCCGCCTCGACTACGCCGTCAACGCGCTCACCGAACTCGCCGCCATCTCCGAACGCCGGGTGGACCGCATGGTCAACCCGAACCTGCAGGAGCCGCATCTCCCACCCTTCCTCACCGCCGACAGCGGCTTCCAGTCGGGCTACATGATTCCGCAGTACACCGCCGTCGCGCTCCTCAACGAGTGTCGCTCCGAGGGGCGGCCGTCGATGGACAACACGCCCGTCAGCGGCGGGCAGGAGGACCACGTCAGCATGAGCGCGACGTCGGCCTTCGCCGCCCGACGCGTGGCCGAGCGCGTGCGGACCGTCGTCGCCATCGAACTGCTCTGTGCGGCGCAGGCGTCGGAGTTCGTCGACGACACGCTGACGCACGCGCCGGGTACCGGTGCGGTCTACGAGACCGTCCGCGAGGTCGTGCCGCCGCTGGTCGACGACCGGCCGCCGCATCCCGACATCGAGGCGGTCGCGTCGCTCGTCGCTGACGGGTTACTGGACGAGCGGCTGGAGGCGGTGCTGTCGGAGTCGTTGGAATAAGGAAAAGAAACGGAAACCGCAGTCGACGTCCCGACTCGCGCGGCCTAGGGCTGCGGCGCGTCGAGGTCGTCGGCTGCGAGCTCGTCGGTGGTCTGCGTGTCGAGGCTTTCGAGAGCCCCGATGGCAGCCTGCTTGTACGTGTCTGTCGACAGGTCGTACTGGTCTTTCGCCATGCGGGCGTACTCGTTGCCCTCGTCCTCGAACGCCTCGATGCGTTCGAGCGTCCGGGTGGCCGTCTCGACGACCCACCGGTCGCGCGTCGCGGCGTTGACTTCGGTGATGGACTCGGGGCGGACGGAGACGTTGATGCTGCCGTCGTCGGTCTCGAACGTCCGCGGCTTGCCGACGATGGCGACGTACGACGGTGCTTCGAGTTCACGCAGCGCGCTCGCGGCCTCGGGCTGGTACTGACCCGCGTAGACGAAGAACGTCCCGGACGGGTCGACGATGCGGCCGCGCCAGTATTCGGAGTCCTCGCCGACGTCCTCCTTCTCGGTCAGCGTGCCGACGAGGAAGACGCGGTTCGCCTTCTCCCCGGTGGGGAGCAGCAGGTAGACCGGCGCGCGTTCGTCGTCGGACTCTTTGAACGTGTAGCCGGCGTCGTTGAACTCCTGGGCGAACACGCGGCGGGCGACTTCTCGGGTGGGAACGGACTGGCTCATTAGAGGGACCTCGCTTTGATGAGGACGGCTTCGGCATCGGCTGGACCGCTCAGTTCTTCGAACTCGTCGGCGAGGACGTATCGACCGAAGGTCGGCCCGGTGACGCTGTAGTAGCGACCGAGCACCATCGACCGCATCTCCTCGGCGACGACGGTGGTGTCGAGCGCGTCCATGGCCTGCTGTTTGGCCTCGTCGAGGGTGACGCCGGTCAGCTCCTCGGTCATCTCCTTGTTGAAGATGACCTCGTGGACGTCGCTGCCGTCGTCGAGGACGGCCTTGATCCGCAGGTCGAACTCGCCTTCGACGGTCCCGTGTTCCGAACAGCGACCGTTCTGGAGGACGCGCGTGCAGTCCTCGTCGGGGCACCGCTTGATGAGGCCGCTGCCGGACTGGATGTCGACGAGCGCGCCCTCGACGGTCGAGTTGTCGTCGCCGACTTCGATCTCCTCGTCCAGTTCGGTGATGGTCGTCGTCCGGTTGAGCTTGACCGAGAAGTTCCCCTGGTACTCGTCGGTGACGACGTTGGCGAGGCTGTACACTTTGCCTTCTTCGAGCGCTTCGAGTTCGGACGTCTGGAAGGCGACGAACTTCATCGTCCCCGACTCGTCGCCGACGAGGCCCACCTGTGCGATGGACTCGTGGCCGGGATCCCAGAGGTCGACGACCTTCACCTTGAGGTCGACCCACTGTTCGTCTTCGTCGATGTCGGCGACTTCGACGAGCTGGCTGCCGCCCGCGCCGCTCGCGATGTCGTCGCGTTCGAGGCCGGCTTCGTCGAGGTAGCTGTTGGTGACGCTCCGACGCGCCTCGTCGACGGGGACTTTGTACTCGTTGACGAGGTTGTCGAGCCGCTCCTCTACGTCGTCGACGCTGACGTCCAGGTGGTCCGAGAACTGTTCCGCAATCTCCGCTGCGTGGGTTCGCAGGTCTGTCATAGGGTCTCACTGCCTCTGCTTGAGTTTTCGACGAGAGGCATACGCCGGTTGGTTCCCAATGGTATAAAAAATATGGCTCTCGGTGAAAGTGAAGACGAGGGGAAGAAGTCGTCAATCGCACGTCTGACGGCGTCTGGAGCTGCTCGGAAACGCGCTTCTCAAGCGGCAAGACCCACGTTTACGACGTCAGTTCGTGAACCGCACGTCCGCGACGACGGGTGCGTGGTCGGAGGGCGGTTCGCCATCCCAGTGGTCGGCGACGACCGCGTGTTGGACCGCCGAGGCGTCCTCGGTGACGAACACGTAGTCGATCTTCTTCGTCTCGCCGTCGAAGCGGTTGAACGTCAGGGTCGGCCCGTGGTGGCCGTAGATGGCGTGATACTGCGCGTCGTAGAGCCGACGGCCGTCGCCCTCGACGGCGGTGAGCACCCGGTACGGTGGGTCGTCCTCGGTACAGTTCAGGTCGCCGACGACGACCGTCGGAAGGTCGCCCGCGACGTCGGTGAGGCGGCGACGGAGGAGGTGGGCACTCTCCTCGCGAGCCCGCGCGCTCCGGTGCTCGAAGTGGGTGTTGCAGGCGACGAACGTCGCCCCGGCGCGCTCGTCGTGGAGTTCGACCCACGTCGCCATCCGCGGATAGGACGCCTCGGGATGCTTGCTGCCGGTGACGTGGGGCGTCTCCGAGAGCCAGAAGGTGTTGTGGTCACGGAGCGTGAAGCGGTCGCGACGGAAGCCGACGGGACCGTGTTCGCCTTCTGCCTCGCCGTCGATTCGGCCGACGCCGACCCAGTCGTAGGCGGGCAGCTGCTCGCGCAGATAGTCGAGCTGGTGTTCCAGTGGCTCCTGTAGGCCGACCACGTCGGGGCGGTGAAACCGGATCACGCTCGCGACGTGCTCCTTGCGGTTCGGCCACGCGAGGTCGCCGTCCTCGGCCGTGTCGTACCGGACGTTGAAGGTCATGACGCGAACGGTGTCGGCGGTGCCGACGTCGTCGCCGCGGTCGTCGACCGTGCCGCCGTCGGTCCGTGGGGCATCGTCGCTCGTCTCACTCCGCGTCGTCGTCTCGCTCGGTTCGGTCATCGCGAACCTCCGGGCGTGGTGGGCCGCATCTATCCCGAGTGGGAGCCTCGGCAACTTAAACGCGCCGTCGAGCGGCCGCCGAGAGGCGACGGACCTATGGCCTCGGCGGACGCAGCCTCGGCCATGGACGAGCGGTTCGAACGCTTCGTGCGCGACACGTTCCGAAACGCCGGCCGACGCTACGCCGAGGCGCGACGCGCCTACCGCGAGGGTCGCGACGGCGAGGACGGAGCCGAGCGGTTCGGTCTCCCGACCGACGACGAGGGGCGCGCCCGGCTCGTCTGCCGCCGTCACGCCGAGAAACGCGCCGTCGCCGTCGAC includes these proteins:
- a CDS encoding M50 family metallopeptidase, whose protein sequence is MRGIRIGSAFGIPIKLDITFLLVLPFFAYLIGTDVANLTGIINDLFGSSIATGPLTAGSMSWIVGIVAALGLFAGVLLHEFGHSLVAMRFGFEIESITLWLFGGVARFTDIPEDWKQEFYIAIAGPLVSIAIGVVSYAAFVVVPGSQAAAKFVLGYLAMTNVALAVFNMLPGFPMDGGRVLRALLARNRPHARATQIAAEVGKVFAFMLGIFGLFANLFLVALAFFIYIGASSEAQQTVMKAAFENVVVRDIMTTREDLHTVTEDTSIAQLMDQMFRERHTGYPVMRHGQLVGMVTLNDARGIKEVERDAYRVTDVMADDITSITPDAGAMEALSTMQEHNVGRLPVVDVDGELVGLVSRTDLMTAFNIIQTTGSLSASSLRDPVGEQASPFDAR
- the hutI gene encoding imidazolonepropionase encodes the protein MSELTAVVHDAAEVVVAEGTQTPLQRVEDAAVAVEDGRVVAVGPTDEVVREYPPENARYTVDASGRSVVPGFVDSHTHACFAGDRSDEFEAKLRGKTYQEIMAEGGGILRTVRATREASDDELLADLLSHLDTMLSHGTTTVEVKSGYGLDTETELRMLDAVRRADEQHPVDVVATFMGAHAVPEGRDADDYVEEVVSEQLPAVETQGVAEFCDVFCEEGVFSVDQSRRVLEAGIEHGLTPKVHAEEFVHLGGAKLAVEVGAASADHLLQATETDVQTLVAADVTPVFLPGTAFTLDTEYADARAFLDAGAHVAVATDFNPNCYSQSMPFAVALACTGMKLTPAEALVAATEGGARALNREGGLGTLREGAPADLVVLDAPSYRHIPYNVGVNPVAAVLKGGDVVHV
- the hutG gene encoding formimidoylglutamase; amino-acid sequence: MSEFSHSFTWQGTSSDPNDEQFGHVVEATSIDEARAFDVVLVGEPFDRGVIGRPGAEKGPAALRAALTRSKTHHYGTGPVGGVDGLGVGDLGDVDGLGGTREHSAGTPVADRQARLRETTELVHGLDALPVFLGGDNSLTFPNVAPLLSRGRVGVVNLDAHLDVREVRTDATSGTPYRQLLEAGLDGYACLGARHFETSTIYADYVREMGGDIVTAEAVGDDPLAAADRALDALGDVDYVYVSVDLDVLDAAAAPGVSAPTPGGLTTRELFWLLRRLAGDPRASGFEVVECAPPLDRNGLTASAGGRAVAHFLAGYAGNGGHDE
- the hutU gene encoding urocanate hydratase, translated to MSGHSPPKAPKPADRLGEPSAEWRRYQGAPTGTDIECQGWRQEAALRMLNNNLDPDVAEDPERLVVYGGTGRAARSWDAYDAILAELRDLADDETLLIQSGKPVGRFTTHERAPRVLIANSNLVGKWDNWEHFHELEAEGKIMYGQMTAGSWAYIGTQGILQGTYETLAEAGRQQFPDGDGLRGTITVTGGLGGMGGAQPLAVTMNHGVCIAAEVDAERIDRRIETRYCMEKTADLDEAIRLAEDAAERGEPLSIGLHMNAAEMLEGMLERDFVPDFLTDQTSAHDELEGYYPSGYTVDEADRLRDEDPERYVEASLDTMARHVRAMLALQERGAVTFEYGNNIRGQVQEHRGMVNVPARSAGGSETESRSPFDFPGFVPAYIRPLFCRGKGPFRWVALSGDPADIHRTDEAVKELFPEKDHLHRWIDLAHEQVAFQGLPSRVCWLGYSTDSDGLTERATFALRINELVRDGEISAPIVVTRDHLDAGSVASPHRETEAMKDGTDAVADWPILNALLNCAAGADIVSVHDGGGVGIGNSLHTNNHVVLDGSDLAAEKARRVFTTDPGMGVIRHADAGYEEALDEAERSNVRIPMREAARDDE
- a CDS encoding ribbon-helix-helix protein, CopG family, with amino-acid sequence MGNKNKTISFRVNEDAFETLREIAEERDISLSAVFRDYVDMLVAHDGQVRVIPEHELDDMDVDDEPSFPPKVEVPKSFIREHERLELEADHLREQLEEHKRYVTHLREQLDEEEEVIFLEDLDGESEESPYRLG
- the hutH gene encoding histidine ammonia-lyase — its product is MSEPTGPLTLDGESLTPEQVVAVARHDASVELAAEAREAIRDSRERIEHIVDEGDPVYGVNTGFGELVDTHIPREKLEGLQTNLVRSHAAGAGRELAREEVRAMLVTRVNALAKGYSGIREVVVDHLVTMLNAGVHPVVKSRGSLGASGDLAPLAHMALVLLGEGVADVDSADGSETRRLSGDEALAAAGLEPLTLKAKEGLALINGTQLSVGLAAMVVVDAERVLRAADAAGALTTEVTLGTTASCDPAVHAARPHAGQQATARNVKRLTEGSEIVESHRNCDRVQDAYCLRCIPQVHGAVRDAVGHLREAVAVELNSATDNPLVFAREQVDERASGTEVGAVISGGNFHGEPLALRLDYAVNALTELAAISERRVDRMVNPNLQEPHLPPFLTADSGFQSGYMIPQYTAVALLNECRSEGRPSMDNTPVSGGQEDHVSMSATSAFAARRVAERVRTVVAIELLCAAQASEFVDDTLTHAPGTGAVYETVREVVPPLVDDRPPHPDIEAVASLVADGLLDERLEAVLSESLE
- a CDS encoding RPA family protein, with translation MSQSVPTREVARRVFAQEFNDAGYTFKESDDERAPVYLLLPTGEKANRVFLVGTLTEKEDVGEDSEYWRGRIVDPSGTFFVYAGQYQPEAASALRELEAPSYVAIVGKPRTFETDDGSINVSVRPESITEVNAATRDRWVVETATRTLERIEAFEDEGNEYARMAKDQYDLSTDTYKQAAIGALESLDTQTTDELAADDLDAPQP
- a CDS encoding DUF5814 domain-containing protein, with protein sequence MAITDKIYLKNHRQISSQLEANIPKGAFKGATLDLVFTGEGLTKLDDATQERVLDFAQDFLDCDCEDNPYCGHPERKFIQYLLELRAQGLGPDAIVDVMTDDYMLYAYPGDILSFLDQSVRTLEAVEALADVDGNREMEQKAARAKRELSG
- a CDS encoding helix-turn-helix domain-containing protein, producing MYEATFRVADAGFYAAATAETDARIELWCNDHCDLLHVTTGGDSDAAETVAAHVEDLVGIRDRLATADELVLVTSDCLRSHDSTSVETYLARNDCLLLPPLRYGRGAKFVRVLALDPAALSACYRDLVADGYTVDVESKREVTSVRQDAPLLTLADVLPTLTERQRQVLHTAVDGGYYEIPRETTTEAIAAAVGVERRTAEEHLRRAENKLVASLVSYL